CTGAGGCGTGGCTGTTGCTGTTCCGTCGTCCTCGTCTCCTGCGTCCCAGTTTAGGTTTTCACGCCCAATTTGTATAAGGTCCCGAGGCCCCACCTCGCCCCACATTCCAGCTTCCGCAGAACCTGAGGCCGGGAAAGGAACCTATTTCCTCCCTCACCACCCTTGCCTGGGCCCTCTCGGCCCCCTGACCATGGCCCAGAAGCCGAAGGTGGACCCCCACGTCGGGCGCCTGGGATACCTGCAAGCACTGGTCACGGAGTTCCAAGAGACGGAGAGCCAAGGTGAGagcagcagggtggggggcaggggtgcggccGCTCCGGCCCTTGCGGACCTGACTCCAGTGCCGCTTTTCCACCGCAGACGCCAAGGAGCAAGTACTGGCCAACCTCGCCAACTTCGCCTACGACCCCAATAACTACCAGTATCTGCGGCAGCTGCAGGTCGTTGATTTATTCCTCGATTCGCTGTCGGAGGAGAATGAAACCCTGGTGGAGTTTGCTATTGGTAAGGAAAGGGGCAGATCTCCCAGATGCTTAGATTTGAGTTGGTGAGAGAAGTGAGTCATTGGGAAAGGAATCTTTTAGGCAGCCCCTCTGCTGAGAAGGCAGGTCTTCTCGCTGTCTGTACCAGCGATGTCTGTGCCACCTCCTCAGTTCAGTCATTGTCCCGGGTCACAGCTGGCTTGAGGCAGGTCTGGAACTAATGGCCAGGACTTATTCTACATGCGTGTTTTCCCTCCAGTTAGGGAAATGGATTGAAGCCACTTGAAGGGAAAAACGTTTATAGAATGCcgtttttaaatatctgtattttaatgGTTTAATATTAAGAGAAGTAGAGGTGATTTGAGTGATTATGGTCTCTGTAGTTGTTATAGTCTAAGACCTATTGGATTATTCAGTGGACAGATACTTATGAGGCATGTACTGTGTGAGGAcgtactcttttcttttcttttttttttctttttctgtttattttgagagaaggagaaggggccagacagagagaccaagggagagagaatcccaagcaggttccgcgctgtcagcgcagagccagacatggggctcgatctcaggaatcctgagatcatgacctgagctgaaatcaagagtcagacgcttaactgtctgagccacccaggggctccggGAAGGTACTGTTCTAAATACTAGagaggccgcctgggtggctcagttggttaagcgtccggcttcggctccggtcatgatctcacggtttgtgggttcgagccccgcattgggctctgtgctgaca
The genomic region above belongs to Suricata suricatta isolate VVHF042 chromosome 17, meerkat_22Aug2017_6uvM2_HiC, whole genome shotgun sequence and contains:
- the ARMC7 gene encoding armadillo repeat-containing protein 7 isoform X2; protein product: MAQKPKVDPHVGRLGYLQALVTEFQETESQDAKEQVLANLANFAYDPNNYQYLRQLQVVDLFLDSLSEENETLVEFAIGSTLVVAYGTYVCSAFSSFSFFSSLLSFFFFSLNSASCRGRGAPASIRT
- the ARMC7 gene encoding armadillo repeat-containing protein 7 isoform X3 — translated: MAQKPKVDPHVGRLGYLQALVTEFQETESQDAKEQVLANLANFAYDPNNYQYLRQLQEASATCVQTGPTRSTSCRQGASPSSSTACPVPTRRPCCLRSPRSCT